A single genomic interval of Streptococcus suis harbors:
- a CDS encoding thioredoxin: MVVGGAFFLSQSAATPNESDYVKAVKSYQAISIDEVEQKVQDEEEFILYIGRETCPYCRDFVPKLTEAVEQSHATIYYLDSESDPNGKIQQFRQSQGLATVPSLTYHKSGKLSGILRKGSQATLSEIENFLALQGQ; the protein is encoded by the coding sequence TTGGTCGTAGGTGGGGCCTTCTTTCTATCTCAATCAGCGGCTACGCCAAATGAATCAGACTATGTGAAGGCTGTAAAGAGTTACCAGGCTATTTCGATAGACGAAGTGGAGCAAAAGGTCCAAGACGAGGAAGAATTTATATTATACATAGGTCGGGAGACATGCCCTTATTGTCGAGATTTTGTTCCAAAGTTAACAGAGGCAGTAGAGCAATCACATGCGACGATCTACTATTTAGATAGCGAGTCGGATCCGAATGGAAAAATACAACAATTTCGACAGAGTCAAGGTCTTGCTACGGTTCCTAGTTTAACTTATCATAAATCGGGTAAACTATCTGGAATACTTCGTAAAGGGAGTCAAGCAACGCTATCCGAAATAGAGAATTTTTTAGCTCTTCAAGGGCAGTAA
- a CDS encoding flavocytochrome c codes for MKKKAWLGLLMSLLAVLFLVACGGKSEKTATSSSSTTSSSSEEAVSGASEKVYTDPSELKDSYDVIVVGSGGAGMSAAISAKDAGASVALLEKMPVIGGNTAKSSAGMNASQTKFQEAEGIADTNDKFYEETLKGGKGTNDPELLRYLVDNSASAIDWLDGMGITLSNLTTTGGMSEKRTHRPADGSAVGGYLVNGLYHNLVEREVPIFVNADVTKLQDKDGAVTGVEVKIAGETKKISAKAVVLATGGFGADLEMVAKLNPALKGYVTTNQEGSTGDGIALAESEGAATVDMEQIQIHPSVEQETSYLITEAVRGEGAILVNSKGERFVNELETRDKVSAAINALDPNYAYVIFDDALKDRVKAIAQYEEKGLVKTGATLADLAKEIDLPADTLQTTLDTWNKAVADKNDAAFGRTSGMDHALNTGSYHAIKVAPGIHHTMGGVKINTNTEVLKTDGSAISGLYAAGEVTGGVHGQNRIGGNAVADIIVFGRQAGEQAVGFAKK; via the coding sequence ATGAAAAAGAAAGCTTGGTTAGGCTTGTTGATGAGTCTACTTGCTGTTTTGTTTTTAGTGGCGTGTGGAGGTAAGTCTGAAAAGACAGCTACATCTTCATCATCTACGACTTCTTCTTCATCAGAAGAAGCTGTTTCAGGTGCATCTGAGAAAGTTTATACAGATCCATCTGAGTTGAAAGATAGCTACGATGTTATCGTTGTTGGTTCAGGTGGTGCAGGTATGTCGGCAGCTATCTCAGCTAAAGACGCTGGTGCTAGTGTTGCTCTCTTGGAGAAAATGCCTGTTATCGGTGGTAATACGGCTAAATCATCAGCTGGTATGAATGCTTCACAAACCAAATTCCAAGAAGCGGAGGGCATTGCTGATACAAACGATAAATTCTATGAAGAAACGCTTAAAGGTGGTAAAGGAACTAATGATCCTGAATTGCTTCGTTATCTTGTAGATAACTCTGCTAGTGCAATTGACTGGTTGGATGGAATGGGGATCACTCTTAGCAACCTAACTACAACTGGTGGTATGAGCGAAAAACGTACACACCGTCCTGCAGATGGTTCAGCTGTCGGTGGCTACTTGGTAAATGGTCTTTACCACAATCTTGTTGAACGTGAAGTACCAATTTTTGTCAATGCAGATGTTACAAAACTCCAAGACAAGGATGGAGCTGTGACAGGTGTTGAAGTGAAGATTGCTGGTGAAACGAAGAAAATCTCAGCTAAAGCAGTTGTATTGGCGACAGGTGGTTTCGGTGCTGATTTGGAAATGGTTGCTAAATTAAATCCAGCATTGAAAGGTTATGTTACAACTAACCAAGAAGGTTCAACAGGTGACGGTATTGCACTTGCTGAATCAGAAGGTGCAGCAACTGTTGATATGGAACAAATCCAAATTCACCCAAGTGTTGAGCAAGAAACTTCTTACTTGATTACAGAAGCAGTTCGTGGCGAAGGTGCTATCCTTGTCAACTCAAAAGGTGAGCGTTTTGTTAACGAATTGGAAACTCGTGATAAAGTTTCAGCAGCGATTAATGCATTAGATCCTAACTACGCTTACGTTATCTTTGATGATGCCTTGAAAGATCGTGTGAAGGCTATTGCTCAATACGAAGAAAAAGGACTTGTAAAAACGGGTGCTACTCTTGCAGATTTGGCTAAAGAAATTGACTTACCTGCGGACACACTTCAAACAACACTTGATACTTGGAACAAGGCTGTAGCAGATAAGAATGATGCGGCATTTGGTCGTACATCAGGTATGGACCATGCTTTGAATACTGGTTCTTACCATGCCATTAAAGTTGCGCCTGGTATTCACCATACAATGGGTGGTGTGAAAATCAATACCAATACTGAAGTATTGAAAACAGATGGTTCAGCAATTTCAGGTCTTTATGCTGCTGGTGAAGTAACTGGTGGTGTTCATGGTCAAAACCGTATTGGTGGTAATGCAGTAGCAGACATCATCGTATTTGGTCGTCAGGCTGGTGAACAAGCAGTAGGATTTGCTAAGAAATAA
- the rplI gene encoding 50S ribosomal protein L9 has translation MKVIFLADVKGQGKKGEIKEVPTGYAQNFLIKKNLAKEATNQAISALRGQEKSKEKAHAEMIAEAEAIKAKLAEEATLVKFVEKVGPDGRTFGSITSKKIAEELEKQFGIKIDKRHIQLDHPIRALGLIDVPVKIYQDVTGIINLSIKEA, from the coding sequence ATGAAAGTAATCTTTTTAGCAGATGTTAAAGGTCAAGGTAAAAAGGGTGAGATTAAGGAAGTTCCAACAGGTTACGCCCAAAACTTCCTGATTAAGAAAAATTTGGCTAAGGAAGCAACAAACCAAGCTATTAGCGCCCTTCGTGGTCAGGAAAAATCTAAGGAAAAGGCTCATGCAGAGATGATTGCAGAAGCAGAGGCTATCAAGGCTAAGTTGGCTGAGGAAGCTACTTTAGTGAAATTTGTCGAAAAAGTTGGTCCAGATGGTCGTACCTTTGGTTCTATTACCAGCAAGAAAATTGCTGAAGAATTGGAAAAACAATTTGGTATTAAGATTGACAAACGTCATATCCAATTAGACCACCCAATTCGCGCCCTTGGTTTGATTGATGTTCCTGTCAAAATCTATCAAGATGTAACAGGCATCATTAATTTGAGTATTAAGGAAGCTTAA
- a CDS encoding cytochrome c biogenesis CcdA family protein yields the protein MEFQWFTVLALFAEGLLSFLSPCVLPILPIYVGLLAGGAEGKEGEKKVLVNTLSFVVGIALTFFLLGFASSLLSRVLQANAQVLQIISGLLIVLMGILQLGWFNIPVLEREFSAKNKVYQAGKQVTPYLAFLMGFTFSFSWTPCIGPILASVFIYASSQQGWLSGILLLVYCLGFILPFILVAFFSQKMLAFFKNNRHYLAWTKRISGYLLLLIGLSILTGFFQHLVRFFQ from the coding sequence ATGGAATTTCAATGGTTTACAGTTCTGGCTCTGTTTGCAGAAGGACTCTTGTCTTTCTTATCACCCTGTGTACTGCCGATTTTACCCATCTATGTTGGTTTATTAGCAGGTGGAGCTGAGGGGAAAGAGGGAGAGAAGAAGGTTCTCGTAAATACGCTAAGTTTTGTAGTTGGGATTGCTCTGACCTTCTTCTTATTGGGATTTGCCTCTAGTTTGCTGAGCAGGGTCTTACAAGCAAATGCTCAAGTCTTGCAGATTATTAGTGGTCTATTGATTGTTCTGATGGGAATTTTGCAGTTGGGTTGGTTCAATATTCCCGTGTTAGAGCGTGAATTTTCTGCTAAAAATAAGGTGTACCAAGCAGGGAAACAGGTCACTCCATATCTAGCTTTCCTGATGGGTTTTACCTTTAGTTTTTCTTGGACTCCATGTATAGGACCTATTCTGGCATCTGTTTTTATTTATGCTAGCAGTCAGCAGGGTTGGTTGAGCGGTATCTTGCTGTTGGTCTATTGTCTTGGCTTTATTCTTCCCTTTATTTTGGTTGCCTTCTTTTCTCAGAAAATGTTGGCTTTCTTCAAGAACAATCGGCACTATTTGGCTTGGACCAAGCGTATTTCAGGCTATTTATTGCTCTTGATAGGCTTGAGTATTTTAACAGGTTTCTTCCAACATCTTGTGCGTTTTTTCCAGTAG
- the rpsD gene encoding 30S ribosomal protein S4 — protein MSRYTGPSWKQARRLGLSLTGTGKELARRNYVPGQHGPNNRSKLSEYGLQLAEKQKLRFSYGLGEKQFRNLFVQATKIKQGTLGFNFMLLLERRLDNVVYRLGLATTRRQARQFVNHGHILVDGKRVDIPSYRVEVGQVISVREKSIKVPAILEAVEATLGRPAFVSFDAEKLEGSLTRLPERDEINPEINEALVVEFYNKML, from the coding sequence ATGTCACGTTATACAGGACCATCTTGGAAACAAGCTCGTCGTCTTGGCTTGTCATTGACAGGTACAGGTAAAGAATTGGCACGTCGTAACTACGTACCAGGTCAACACGGACCAAACAACCGTTCTAAATTGTCAGAATACGGTTTGCAATTGGCTGAGAAACAAAAATTGCGTTTCTCTTACGGTTTGGGTGAAAAACAATTCCGTAACTTGTTCGTACAAGCTACTAAAATCAAACAAGGTACTCTTGGTTTCAACTTCATGCTTCTTTTGGAGCGTCGTTTGGACAACGTTGTTTACCGTCTTGGTTTGGCAACTACTCGTCGTCAAGCACGTCAATTCGTAAACCACGGTCACATCCTTGTTGACGGCAAACGCGTTGATATCCCTTCATACCGCGTTGAAGTTGGTCAAGTGATCTCAGTTCGTGAGAAGTCAATCAAAGTTCCAGCTATCCTTGAAGCTGTTGAAGCAACTCTTGGCCGTCCAGCTTTCGTATCATTCGATGCTGAAAAGCTTGAAGGTTCATTGACTCGCTTGCCAGAACGCGACGAAATCAACCCAGAAATCAACGAAGCTCTTGTCGTAGAATTCTACAACAAAATGCTCTAA
- the dnaB gene encoding replicative DNA helicase — MAELDELRVQPQDILAEQSVLGAIFLDEGKLVFVREYIEAEDFFKHAHKLIFKAMIALSDRNEAIDATTMRNYLVNHGDLENIGGLAYLAEIISSVPTAANAEFYAKIVAEKSNLRKLIARLTDAVNQAYEGADGSDDIIANAEKALIDVSEGASRSGFKRIDDVLNINFDNLETRAKQTSDITGIATGYPALDAMTTGLHEEELIILAARPAVGKTAFALNIAQNIGTKLGLTVAIFSLEMGAESLVDRMLASEGVINSRAIRTGHLTQEEWNKYMVAQANLARASIYIDDTPGIKITEIRSRSRKLAQETGNLGLILIDYLQLITGTGRENRQQEVSEISRQLKILAKELKVPVIALSQLSRGVEQRQDKRPVLSDIRESGSIEQDADIVAFLYRDDYYERGEQEDGGIPNNTVEVIIEKNRSGARGTVELMFQKEYNKFASISKREDG; from the coding sequence TTGGCAGAGTTGGATGAATTGCGGGTGCAACCGCAGGATATTCTAGCTGAACAATCGGTATTAGGAGCTATTTTCCTTGATGAAGGCAAGTTGGTCTTCGTTCGTGAATACATCGAAGCTGAAGATTTTTTCAAACATGCTCATAAGCTAATTTTTAAAGCTATGATTGCTCTTTCTGATAGAAATGAGGCAATTGATGCGACTACCATGCGTAACTATTTAGTGAACCATGGTGATTTGGAAAATATCGGTGGCTTGGCCTATTTGGCTGAAATCATTAGTTCCGTACCGACGGCAGCCAATGCTGAATTCTATGCCAAGATTGTTGCTGAAAAGTCTAATCTCCGTAAACTGATTGCCCGTTTGACGGATGCAGTTAATCAGGCTTATGAGGGTGCGGATGGTTCAGATGACATTATTGCCAATGCTGAAAAAGCTTTGATTGATGTCAGTGAGGGAGCCAGTCGAAGTGGTTTCAAGCGGATTGATGATGTCTTGAATATCAACTTTGACAACCTTGAAACTCGTGCTAAGCAGACGTCGGATATTACAGGGATTGCAACTGGCTATCCTGCTCTTGATGCTATGACAACGGGTCTGCATGAGGAAGAGTTGATTATTCTTGCGGCTCGTCCTGCGGTTGGTAAGACGGCTTTTGCCCTCAATATTGCTCAAAATATCGGTACAAAACTGGGTTTGACAGTTGCCATCTTTTCTTTGGAGATGGGTGCAGAAAGCTTGGTTGACCGTATGCTCGCTTCAGAGGGAGTTATCAATTCGAGGGCTATTCGTACGGGGCATTTGACGCAGGAAGAATGGAATAAGTACATGGTGGCTCAAGCTAACCTGGCTCGGGCTAGTATCTATATTGATGATACACCAGGTATCAAGATTACAGAGATTCGTTCGCGTTCACGGAAGTTGGCTCAGGAAACGGGCAATCTGGGTTTGATCTTGATTGACTATCTTCAATTAATTACGGGAACAGGTCGGGAAAACCGACAACAAGAGGTTTCTGAGATTTCCCGTCAGTTGAAGATTTTGGCCAAGGAATTGAAAGTTCCTGTTATCGCCCTCAGTCAGTTGTCGCGGGGTGTGGAACAGCGTCAGGATAAGCGACCAGTTTTGTCTGATATTCGTGAATCTGGATCTATCGAGCAGGATGCGGATATCGTTGCCTTCCTGTATCGTGATGATTATTATGAGCGCGGTGAGCAGGAAGACGGTGGTATTCCCAATAATACGGTTGAAGTTATCATCGAGAAAAACCGTTCCGGTGCGCGTGGTACCGTGGAACTGATGTTCCAAAAAGAATACAATAAATTTGCAAGTATTTCCAAGAGGGAGGATGGATAG
- a CDS encoding DHH family phosphoesterase has product MKRFRFSTIHFVMIGVILFGLVALVHRFFPIGASTVFALLISLLVLIALFIYQKHSYEFSEIEQIEYLNNQANSGLMMLLDKMPVGVIKVRPDSNQVEWFNPFAELIFAQENGEFDQKKLREIIDVGLDEERIYANFSGKRYAVNVDFDQGLFYFFDASSEYSATNSLIGSRPVIGIISVDNYDELEDTVSDSQISQVNSFLAQFVSEFCHDYGIYYRRGTMDRFYFFTDYAVLEKLIENKFSVIDKFREEAKKLDLGLTLSMGLAYGNENHHQIGQVALQNLNMAEVRGGDQVVVKENDESKQPLFFGGGSASSVKRTRTRTRAMMSAVSDKLKSVDAVFVVGHRNLDMDALGSAVGMQYFAQNIMNNAYTVYNPDEMAPDIARAIKKLSDENCSNLLTVEEAMKMVTFQSLLIMVDHSKIGLTLDKDFYDQFTQVVVVDHHRRDTDFPNNAVLTYIESGASSASELVTELIQFQNDKHHKLNRIQSSLLMAGVMLDTKNFTSRVTSRTFDVASYLRTRGSDSLEIQQIAATDFEEYRQINELILSGQRIESNVVIACADDTKEYDNIIPSKAANTILDMAGIEAVFVVTRNTKGYVSISARSHSKINVQRIMEEMGGGGHFNLAAAQVYDQTIAEVCEKLTDKIREEINGN; this is encoded by the coding sequence ATGAAAAGATTTCGATTTTCGACAATTCACTTTGTCATGATAGGTGTCATTTTATTTGGGTTGGTGGCTCTTGTCCACCGATTTTTTCCAATTGGTGCCAGTACAGTTTTTGCGCTACTCATCAGCCTATTGGTGTTGATTGCGCTGTTTATTTATCAAAAACATTCTTATGAATTTAGTGAGATAGAACAGATTGAATATCTCAATAATCAGGCCAATTCTGGTTTGATGATGCTCTTGGATAAAATGCCAGTGGGAGTTATCAAAGTTCGACCGGATAGTAATCAGGTAGAATGGTTTAATCCCTTTGCTGAGCTGATTTTTGCTCAAGAAAATGGTGAGTTTGATCAAAAAAAACTACGTGAAATTATTGACGTTGGTCTGGATGAGGAGCGAATTTATGCAAACTTTTCAGGCAAGAGATACGCTGTTAACGTTGATTTTGATCAAGGGTTATTTTACTTTTTTGATGCTTCATCAGAGTACTCAGCGACAAATAGTTTGATCGGAAGCCGTCCTGTTATAGGGATTATTTCAGTTGATAATTATGATGAACTCGAGGACACGGTATCTGATTCACAGATTAGCCAAGTCAATTCCTTCTTGGCTCAATTTGTTTCGGAATTTTGCCATGATTACGGAATCTACTATCGACGCGGCACAATGGATCGATTCTATTTCTTTACAGATTATGCTGTGTTGGAAAAATTGATAGAGAATAAATTTTCAGTTATTGATAAGTTCCGCGAGGAGGCTAAAAAGTTAGATTTAGGTTTGACTTTGAGTATGGGATTGGCGTATGGTAATGAAAATCATCACCAAATCGGACAGGTTGCGCTCCAAAATCTCAATATGGCTGAGGTTCGTGGTGGAGACCAGGTTGTGGTCAAGGAAAATGATGAGAGTAAACAGCCACTTTTCTTTGGCGGTGGATCGGCTTCTTCCGTTAAACGAACACGTACGCGGACTCGTGCTATGATGTCTGCTGTATCAGATAAACTCAAATCGGTTGATGCTGTTTTTGTGGTGGGACATCGTAATTTAGATATGGACGCGCTTGGATCCGCGGTCGGTATGCAGTACTTTGCTCAAAATATTATGAACAATGCCTATACGGTGTATAATCCAGATGAAATGGCACCAGATATTGCACGTGCTATCAAGAAGTTGAGTGATGAAAATTGTTCTAATTTGCTAACGGTTGAGGAAGCCATGAAGATGGTCACTTTCCAGTCGTTGTTAATCATGGTAGATCATTCAAAGATTGGCTTGACTTTGGATAAGGATTTCTATGACCAATTTACTCAGGTTGTGGTGGTTGATCATCATCGTCGCGATACAGATTTCCCAAATAATGCAGTTTTGACTTATATAGAGAGTGGTGCTAGTTCTGCGAGTGAGTTAGTAACGGAATTAATTCAGTTCCAGAATGACAAACACCATAAACTTAATCGCATTCAATCTAGTTTATTGATGGCTGGGGTTATGCTTGATACAAAAAATTTCACCTCTCGTGTGACTAGTCGTACTTTTGATGTGGCTAGTTACTTGCGGACTCGTGGTAGCGATAGCTTGGAAATCCAGCAGATTGCAGCGACAGATTTTGAGGAATATCGTCAAATCAATGAACTGATTTTAAGTGGGCAGAGAATTGAGTCCAATGTTGTTATTGCGTGTGCAGATGATACTAAAGAATACGATAATATTATTCCGAGTAAGGCTGCCAATACAATATTGGACATGGCAGGAATTGAGGCGGTATTCGTTGTAACAAGAAATACCAAAGGGTATGTATCTATTTCTGCAAGGAGTCATAGTAAAATCAATGTTCAACGCATTATGGAAGAAATGGGTGGAGGTGGCCACTTTAACCTAGCTGCCGCTCAGGTATATGACCAGACAATCGCAGAAGTATGTGAAAAGTTGACGGATAAAATCCGCGAAGAAATAAATGGAAATTAG
- a CDS encoding Veg family protein — MSDAFTDVAKMKQIKQDIKDHEGQIVELTLENGRKREKNKQGRIVEVYQSLFIVEFEDPNNTFVESYTYSDILTEKILIHYLD, encoded by the coding sequence ATGAGTGATGCATTTACAGATGTTGCTAAAATGAAGCAAATCAAACAAGATATTAAAGACCATGAAGGGCAGATCGTTGAATTGACCCTTGAAAATGGTCGTAAGCGTGAGAAGAATAAGCAGGGGCGTATTGTGGAGGTTTATCAGTCTCTCTTTATCGTTGAATTTGAAGATCCAAACAATACCTTTGTAGAATCTTATACTTATTCAGACATTTTGACTGAAAAGATTTTGATTCATTATTTGGATTAG
- the tnpA gene encoding IS200/IS605 family transposase, whose amino-acid sequence MAKTSYSLSHTKWMCKYHIVFTPKYRRKSIYYKIRQDLIDIFRHLCQYKGVEIIEGHMMPDHVHMLVLIPPKLSISDFMGYLKSKSALMIFDKHANLKYKYGNRKFWARGYYVSTVGLNEKTVAKYIREQEKNDIALDKLSVKEYEDPFSDGSFRTR is encoded by the coding sequence ATGGCTAAAACCAGTTACAGTTTATCACATACCAAATGGATGTGCAAATATCACATAGTTTTCACACCTAAGTACCGAAGAAAATCCATTTACTACAAAATTAGACAGGACTTAATTGATATTTTCCGTCATCTATGTCAATACAAAGGCGTGGAAATCATTGAGGGACACATGATGCCAGACCATGTTCATATGCTTGTTTTGATACCTCCGAAACTTTCGATTTCCGATTTTATGGGATATTTGAAAAGCAAAAGTGCTCTAATGATATTTGATAAACACGCTAATTTAAAATATAAGTATGGAAATCGAAAGTTTTGGGCCAGAGGCTACTATGTTAGTACCGTTGGACTGAATGAAAAGACAGTTGCGAAATATATTCGCGAGCAGGAGAAAAATGACATTGCACTTGATAAATTGAGTGTCAAAGAGTATGAAGATCCATTTTCAGATGGTAGTTTTAGAACGAGATAA
- a CDS encoding IS110 family transposase — MFHFTTLFIGMDVHKESFSLCYYDMMANQFKHSTKVGPNVSYIVNYVNELRRLYGQDAEVLCGYEAGCLGFTLYHQLQAHGIPCIVMAPTTVMKEGSKRVKTDKKDAAQLAKALAFRSYRPVHIPTVEDEQVKEYIRMRTDHKVALKKIKQQILAFCLRHDFRYTEGSSNWTQKHVRWLRSLNPDGLYAEILTEYLLTYEKLVDQIERYDARIEQLGQSDSYQEKVSRLSCFIGIKTLTALSIVTEIGDFNRFATAQHFASYLGLTPSENSSGDKERRGAITKAGNSHVRRLLIEAAQSLAKGTIGYKSKELKRRQSGNRVEVIAYADKANERLRRRYRTLVLGKNKKQNVAKTAIARELSGFIWGMMTGRIA; from the coding sequence ATGTTTCATTTTACCACACTTTTCATCGGAATGGATGTTCACAAAGAAAGTTTTTCACTCTGCTATTATGATATGATGGCGAATCAATTCAAACATAGCACTAAAGTTGGTCCAAATGTTAGCTATATTGTGAACTATGTGAATGAGCTTCGTCGTTTATATGGTCAAGATGCAGAAGTGTTATGTGGCTACGAAGCCGGATGTCTTGGATTTACCCTATATCACCAGCTACAAGCTCACGGGATTCCCTGTATCGTGATGGCGCCTACAACGGTGATGAAGGAAGGATCTAAGCGTGTTAAGACTGATAAAAAAGATGCAGCTCAGCTCGCAAAAGCTCTGGCCTTTCGTAGCTATCGGCCTGTTCATATTCCTACTGTTGAGGATGAACAAGTCAAAGAATATATCCGCATGAGAACAGACCACAAAGTGGCTCTGAAGAAAATCAAACAACAAATTCTTGCCTTCTGTCTCCGACATGATTTTCGCTATACCGAGGGAAGCAGTAATTGGACACAGAAACATGTCCGCTGGCTCCGTTCCCTAAATCCTGATGGACTTTACGCAGAGATTTTGACAGAATATCTATTGACCTATGAGAAATTAGTAGATCAAATAGAACGGTATGATGCACGAATTGAGCAACTGGGTCAAAGCGACAGTTACCAAGAGAAGGTCTCACGGCTTTCTTGCTTTATTGGCATTAAAACACTAACTGCTCTTTCCATTGTGACAGAAATCGGTGATTTTAATCGCTTTGCGACAGCTCAACATTTTGCTTCTTATCTTGGGCTAACTCCTAGCGAAAATTCTAGCGGCGACAAGGAGAGAAGAGGTGCTATCACCAAAGCTGGGAATAGCCATGTGAGACGACTTCTGATAGAAGCTGCACAATCATTGGCTAAGGGGACGATTGGGTATAAATCCAAAGAATTGAAAAGGAGACAAAGTGGAAACCGAGTGGAGGTGATTGCTTATGCGGATAAGGCTAATGAACGCTTAAGAAGACGTTATCGCACACTTGTTCTAGGAAAAAATAAGAAACAAAATGTTGCTAAAACAGCTATTGCACGAGAATTGTCTGGTTTTATTTGGGGGATGATGACAGGAAGAATAGCTTGA
- a CDS encoding TlpA family protein disulfide reductase — protein sequence MKKLVSIVVCLLVSCFVLTACSLLPLVSPSSTESTLQANQPVTLDFSLKDKDGKDVNLADYKGKKIYINVWATWCGPCQREIPELEEVYQEYKDKEDFVFLSITSPEDAEFANTNPADVSKDEILEKASELGATYPVLFDTKDQAMTHFGIAAFPTHILINSDGTLKVSFAGQVQKDKLVELLEEMQ from the coding sequence ATGAAAAAGTTGGTATCAATTGTCGTTTGCTTACTTGTTTCTTGCTTTGTTTTGACCGCCTGCTCTCTCTTACCATTGGTCAGTCCGTCTTCTACTGAGTCGACTTTACAGGCAAATCAACCGGTCACGCTAGATTTTTCCCTAAAGGATAAGGATGGAAAGGATGTCAATCTGGCGGATTACAAGGGAAAAAAGATTTACATCAATGTTTGGGCGACCTGGTGTGGTCCTTGTCAGAGAGAAATCCCAGAATTGGAGGAGGTCTATCAAGAGTATAAGGATAAGGAAGATTTTGTCTTTTTGTCAATTACATCACCTGAGGATGCTGAGTTTGCGAATACCAATCCTGCGGATGTGAGCAAGGATGAGATCTTGGAGAAGGCTAGTGAGCTAGGAGCGACCTATCCAGTCTTGTTTGATACCAAAGATCAGGCTATGACACATTTTGGTATTGCTGCTTTTCCGACACATATCCTTATCAATAGTGATGGGACCCTCAAGGTTTCTTTTGCAGGACAGGTTCAAAAGGATAAGTTGGTTGAATTATTGGAAGAAATGCAATAA